The DNA region GGAGAATTTCAGATAAGAGAGAAGGCAATTATCTTACCATATCCAAAACACGGATGTGGCCGTAAGAAAACACTATTGCATTTGGTGGTGTTGCAACAGGTAGCATGAAGGCAAATGAAGCACTGAGAGTACCAGGCAGCATAACATACAAAGGGTGGATCCTGATAGATTCAGCCTGCAATGAAATGGAGAGAATATCACTCTGGCGGtgtttgaaaagaaaagcaTAAAGGATCAATCTACCCCAGACCAATGAGATACATAGACTTATTTTGTTGCCTTGTACTACATCACCAAAATAATTCACAAACATTTTATTCTGAAATCCACATGTGCTTAAAGATAACTTGCTGTTGTTTCCTGTCCAATGATACTTAAAAACAAGGCTTGATTCTTTcttgttgtttgttttgctctATGGCATAATTTAGATTTCTGGTCAAATATATCCAGCACTCATTTCTTTGATCTCGGACCACCCTTTTTCCAGGAATGGGAATTATAATTACTAGGCACGTGGAGTGACACTCTTAGACTTTACATAAATTCTGTGGCACTCAAAACTTAAGTGCCAATTTAAGTCATTAATAGCTCAGTGCCTTGATTGGGGTAATTTTGCTTTGAGGAAATAGTCTAGAATAAAGTGTTTGTCCTTTCCTAATTAAAGAACAAAGTAatctatttttctctttatgcCACAGTATTGATTCTGctcagaaaaagcagcaaaacttaGCAGGTTCTCCTCCttaagttttaaaatttttctgggTTCCTAAGAGAAATTGCACATTCCTAATAATCAGGCCTACCACTTTGAGTATTTTAGCACAAATTATGAAGATGAATAATTCAGAGGCACCATCAGAAAGTGctggattttgttttggtttgggttttgtgtgtgtgtgtttttctaGTTCTAAGTTGATGGTTCAAAATGACCAGAAGTAACTGATGCTTGCTGAACTGTATGGAAAAAGTGACTGTCACTTCACCCTCTCCAGGGTCAAGGCACACACCTTACAGAAGGCATGACCTGGCTTCCTTTTAAGTACACTGGAGCAACATCCAAGACAATAATTACAATATTGCTTTGCCACGCAGTTTAACTCTGTTCCTCCAGCTGACAGGGTAACAGGACAGAAGCAATCTTACCAGGGATGCAAAGACAGGCAGGAAGAGGGTAGCTGTGGCCGTGTTACTGGTGCATTCAGTGCAGACAGCTGTAATAAGGGAGATCACTGATGCAATGGCCCATGGTGGGATAGATCCCAGTGGTGTCATCTGACGACCCATCCAAGCTGAGAGCCCAGAGTTCTGCAAGAAAGAAAGTGGGTTTCAGTGAGGTTCAGAACCCCTGACTCACAAACAGGAAGCCATGTTATGGGCAACATTCCTGACAAATAATACTAAAGGACTCCAGAACTATACAAACACCATCCAGGAAAGTACAATTATCTGTcacaaaaactaaaaaaattcCTTGCCAACTGGACATCACACTGAATCCCACTTTTCTGATTCTTCCAGAAACCAAATACTTGCTCACACACAGGTTACAAAATTATTGGTTTTCTTGCCGAATAAGAAAATTTTTCTGAGGTCATTGCAAATACCTAGTGTATGGCCCAGAAGCTTCTTGGGACATTTTTCTAAGGTTTCTGAAGGTTATGATTCTGTATGAATGCTCTATTGTAGGAACACAGGCAGTAGTTGATACAAACAGGTTACAAAATCTGACTTGATAGTTTTTAATGCTCTGGAACTTTAATAATCTATGTGTGTTGTAGGTGATGAATGTCAGGGACAGAGCTTTAACTTGTCCCATGGTTTAAACCTAATTAGCCACAAAACTCAGATGTGAACATGACTTTCCCCAGAATATTGCACTACTGACAGCTAATGCTTGCTTTGATTTAGACGCATTTAGCAgcgatgaaagaaacaatgtgGTTCACCTCAAGATTCCTTCCTGtcttgggaatttagctgcctTTTCTGTGAATTTATAAACACAGCCTCAACCCAGGATTTTCTTTCCGACCACTTCAGCAGTGGTTTTGCTTTAAGTCTGAAGATATATAACCCTCAAACAAACCTCAAATGGTACTGAAAATCTGACAAGTGCTATCTATATTTCTACTTTTCTAGtcagggctgggattgggatgaTTACAGAAATAAGAAAGGATGCTTTTCTGGACTGTCCAGACAGCGAAGATCCCAACCTACTGGGAGTCTCCAAGAGGTAAGATAAATTAAAGAAACTTTGAAGAACAAAAATTCCTGAAGAAGACTCACAAGCATTCACCTCTCCTTGGTTTTTGCTAATTTAGATCCCCCTTCAGATCTGAACTTTGCTACTGGGTTTGGCTTTGGGTGCATGCCCAGTAATACAGGACTAGATAACAAACCAGGGAATTTTGCCTTTGAGTCAGAGAAAAACAGATGTCAGGACATACTGCGCTTGCATCAGCCAAAGCAAAAcctcctcccagcagcagcacaatgtTCCAGGGCATCTTCCTTTGAACCACATTCCATTCTAGCAGCGGGGgtgaaaaaaattgctttttcttaTCTGAAGTGAGAAATAAAGAACATGTTTTAGGAGAGCAAAGACACTTTATCTTCTGTTCTGCAAGATAATGGTGGGCAGATGCACAGCATTGAGAAATCTGCACAGGGTGAGGGTAACACACACGGACACGGACTGTGACCCAGCGCTGCCCAACAAGGGAGGCAGGTGAGATGCTCTAAAGAACTGCATGCAAATCCAGTGCATATTTCTGCCTTGCTGGCTGAGCGGGTTAGATGTTTCACAGTACTACAGTCCCTCTTTTAAATACCTTCTTCAGTCTGTTCAGAGTCAGACGTGCTTGTATTCCAGCCTATGCATTTGGGCTTATGAGCAGGAAGGAGAAACAGTAACAGGGCAACAAACATAGCAGGAACAGAATCAGTGATATACCTAATGGAGAAAAGAGAATACAGGTCAGAAAATGGACACCTTTCTCCGAGAAAAGGGCTGTATTCCAGCATTCTAGTCACTGACTTTGCCATCCCATTTGGGGCTTGAGCAAAATAGGACATCAGCTGATGTCTGAAGTCTCTCAGATCTACCATAATTTAAACACaataataaaagaaacaagCTACAACACACATTAATAAATAGAGTCCTGGATGACAACTCATTCCTCCTGGAGCAGGGTTCTTTCTCTGCACTGAAGCCAAGATTCAACAGCTGTATCTCAAAGAAAGACATCTAAAGAAATGGCCTGAATGATAGCcccaaaatgtattttatattccTAACATGCCATGCACAAACGCTACAAAAAGAAGCCATTCCAAGCACAAAATCAATTTTCCAGTGACTTCTAAGGTGTTGGTTAAATGTGGTATTACCAAATATTCAAATGTCACTGCAACTGATTGGAGCTCATACAAACAAAATACCAAGATGTATGTCAGTGTGACTGAGACCAAGATTACagaattttctcttctttcaggAAGTTCAGCTTGCTCCATATCTCAGTCTCCAGCCTTTTCACTGCAGCACAAACTGTCAAATCACAGATGATTGGTAGTGTCATGTACAAGCCATTGTATCAAGCCCAGCAAACATGTGAAGTCAGGTAAAGTTGGAATTAATGATCCCACATTCAAAATGGAATGTATGAACAAGGGAATCTGATTAATAACCAAGTGGgtaaaagatggaaaaaaaacctaaatacTTACTTTTCTCCTCCTTTGAAGAGTATGCCAGACCAGCCTTTTATAAAGCCTGGGTTTCTGGAAAACCACAAGACCACCAGCAATATAAACAAAAGGAGGACATTTATTTCAGCATAAGACATAGGGCCTAGCTTCTTCATTTCTGCCTTCAGCACACTGTATGCAGCTTTTTCTTTGTCAGTTttctgtgtcccacagccccagTTTTGTTTTATGCTttgaaaaaagggagaaaaaaatactgtaaGTATGAACATATTAGAGGGATCTAACATCCTTAtcactctgcagctgcccctcttgGGGACAGACACAGACAACAGCAGAGGCCATACAACAGTGCCAAAGTATTTTGTGGGGATACACCAGTTCTCACAGAAGAATGTGGTCTATCAAAGGATGGCAATTTGGAGTAACCCAGGATGAAAAAGTCAGGATTGAATCAATGGCTGCAAACCAGCTATGacagctctcccagggctgaAATTCACAGGCGAGagattgaaaaataaaaaggcaattTTGTCTGAAGATTAAAAATGTATACGGCTTTTGCCTTAATATACCTCCCATGAACACAAAAGGTTTCCAGACCTCAAAATTTTTGTGAAATGGACCTGCTCTCTGCTACAAAATTAATAACTTGTCACTGCATTTGTTTTAGCCAGATGTCTCAGAAAGCAGATCTGCACTAACTTTCTGAGGGGTTTACACAATATCATGTAGATAAATACTCACTTGACTCCCATGAAGGAGCACTGTAACCAAAGCCAAGCCAGTGCCAACATCAGGAGCATGTTTGGGAATGAAAATCCAAACCAGGAAGCAAAGTCCACAATATCATTACTGTCAGGGTATAACctgtaaagaaattattttctgtatgaATGTCAAAACATTTAGCAATCTAGTCCCCCTTTAAAACGTGCTACAGACAATTATGCATGTAAATCTACGACAACCATTACGAGCAATCATAGATAACATCCACAGCCTAATTTAAGTCATGAGAGAAGGCAGCCTGATTTCAGAGCAGAACTTAAATGATTGTCAGTTTTCCCTATGTTTTAATTTGATGCATACAGGAGCTTATGTTGATACTTTAGGTCTCAGTCAGACAAGCGTGGCTGAAAGATCTCCCATTCATTCCAGACATTTTTCACTTCTAGCACATCTGTTCATTTATCCCAAGAAAGGAtagttttttcttcctcccaaaTCACTCTAGTAAGAGAACAACAAATGTCTTCCCTGAAAGTAACACCTGTACTTCTGCTGCCTTCAACAGATGAAAAAGTTGCTAGTTGGCTTGAAACAATGATGACAATGTTTTAAGAAAGGCAATTTTTGTTATTCTCTGTGCTTGCCAATAATGATTGGAGGAAAAATATCAATAGCAAGCTTCCAGCTGGATGTTAAAACCAAGAGATAATGTAGCAGCTAAGGCTGAAGTACTTGCAACACAAGGAAGTAATGTTGGAAAAATTTCCACTGCAGATTGGGTTCCATGTAGATCAGTTCCCAGCCTCAGTTTAGCAATGACAGAACAACACAACTGCACAGTTTCCACAGCCACAGCATGGAGGAACAGGGTTACAGGAGGGGCCAAGTTCCTTCTAGCTCTCTTCAGTGTGTTTATGAGTAGAGTTAATCTACATTCTTCTGGTGCTTTTTACTGCAGTTCCTCTTCCGGATGTGCTGCATTTCAGTTGAGAAAGAGGACACAGAAGAACCAATATCGCATAGTCAACCACTTGCATGTTGATTGCCAACAAGTATTTCCAATTTTCTCAGAAGACCTTAATTCCATCACATAACTTCCTTTTAAAAGATGCTGAAGCAAAAAAAATGAGGCCAAATACTTCATACACATTTCTCAGTCTCAGTTCCTGAACTAATTGCTTGAAGTTCACAACTGAAATTGTCATCTAAGACCAGTCAATTGGTCACACAAACAGTATGACAGTGTAActaaaagaagcagcaaaaattACTTACTGATTCATCTGGCCTTTCAGTACCACATTTGGTCCTGTTCCGGTAAGTGTTGCAGTTCCTCCAATGCTGGCAGCATAGCACACACAAAGTGTCATTCCTTTGCATATACGCTTCCACCTTTTAGTTTCCTCAGAAGATTTGGGGTCATCAGTGACTTGTTCATTGCTTACACCtagacagaaagaaaattatttgccTCAGGTAAAGTTGGAAAGGCAGAGAGTTCAGGATAGGATCTGTGGGCTTAGTGCTTCCAGTCTGTATGtgccatttattttaattacaaaACTCACAGATATCTACCTAAATACTTCAGACTAATGTTCATGAGGAGCAGAAGAAAGAGGCTCATGGACTGATGGACATGATCCAAGGATGCTTTTGCCCACATCAGTGCCACAACTCCTTTTCTGTACTGCCTTGTTTCACAGAGAGGCTCACCACCAGCCAAATACTGTAGTCACTGAAACCATTCCAATTCCACAGCGACAACCCAACTAGCTTTAACAGATGTGAAtacaggcaggaaaaaaaaaacaacactgaaACCCAAATCCTTGCTTGGCATTCTGTCAATTTACAATAACCACAAAACTTTACTGTTCTGTCCATTGTTCTCTGAGGTTAACACTCTAATCTTGAAGTCTGACTGGACTAATGGAGCAGGACAAAGAATTTATGGCAATTGCAACCAACTCAACAATATTAAAGGGTATTTTTTGCTCACTCTTACTATCTTCACTACACTTGTAATCTGATCTTTAATCATACTTAATAATATAACAGCGCAGCAAAGCACTGAAATGAAAGGGTCTGAGTTTGTGCACATATTTAAAATGAAGTGTAACCTATTGTAGAACCACATCAGTGGCACAGGACCTTGAGGAATCAAGCACCTGGGTAAGATCACACAAAAGAACAGTTTGTCTAATGTGAGTCAAATTACACCAGTTCCTCTTTTCCATGTGGCTTTTAAAGTAGTCCTCTTTCTTCTCCCTATCTCCACATACCATCTGGTCAATAAAGAGATATTTATTACCCTATAGCCAGAAGAGATTGTGTTTACATAATTTTTTCAAATACTCCTACATGGCCTAGAATCTGAATCCCCACTGATAATCACAAGATTTAGAAAGTGGGATGCTGGGGGTTTGGATGGCTATTTCCCACAGGATATGCTCTTCACTTCCCTAAACAGGCAGTTAAGTCTAGGGGAACTGGGAGGATGACTCCAGCTTGAAGGAAAGAACATAACAACTTGTCTGGGCTCTAGCACCAGCATACAAAATGGCAGCCATCAAAATTAAAAGCTATTTTGTAAAACCTAAATGTCATATATTTACAGGATTTCAGTCAGATTACCGTCCTCTTTCCTTGGAAAGGGGACACAACACTCCTAGGTTGGGGAGCCGAGTGTGGCAAGTTCAGTAGCATCAGCTTATGGGTGAGCAGGCCCTTACCACTCACTGCAGTGGACCCTGATTTGCTCTTTTCCTCCAGCTCAATCGCTGTATTTGTTTGCCCAGTTGCTGGTTCCGCCGTGGTCAGCTCATGCTCTGTGATGTCCAATTCATCCAGGACAGCTTGGACAATGGGAACCATCATGGCAGTGGTGGCTGTGTTGCTTATCCACATTGACAAGAAGGCAGTGACTAACATAAATCCCAGCATCAGGCTGAAAAGAAAGACACagaggagagaggaagaaagTGAACAGATGCTGCCAGGCTTTGCAGTCACTACCATCTGGAGAGCaaagcccaggcagggatgTGTGCAGCCACTAGTACAGAGCAGGGCCAGACTCCCTTCTACGACAGCTCTGCCACGTTCACTGAAGGAATCCCAGGGCATAATTAAGTGTCATAATTTTGTCCCCAATGGTAAGCCTCTAAAATTTACACAGATGCTAGTTTTGGATAAAGCACAAATAAACTGCTTCTGTTGCCAGACTTCATTTCTGGATACTCTGCAAATACAGCTAAATTGGCTCTTGAGGGATCTTTTCTCTGCTGACTGTTAAATACCAATCCTGGGCCTTTGCTAAACTAACAAGAGGTAAGAGAAAACCAATGTAATACTCTTACAGTGCAGGTTTCACCCCAAGAATCAGAAGGACCCTCAGTGCAATCCTTTTGTGAAGATTCCATTGCTCAACAGAAATTGCGACAATCAGCCCTCCAAAGAAGAGCATGACTGTGCTATTTAGGTACTGCAAGCACACCTGTAAGACAGAGAAGATAAATCAGGCCAAAATACTTGCTTCACTAGTACAATTTGCTTACACCCTCTCAAATCCATGGACTGGAGCAGGCCCCAGCCAACACTAGaacaagaggcagcagctgcctgcaagCTCCCTGCAGTTTCCTGAACCCTTGATCTCCTGTGTAACTGCTGACTTGCCTGCGCAGGAGCTCTTTGTGCATCATTGTGCAAAGTGACACCAGTTTCCTAAAACGCAGCTAGGGGTTCAAAGTATGGAAGGTGCTGGAAATATTGAGCTCCAAAAGGGCTTTCTCAACAGCATCAGCAACCTGCCTTTACCGGCTTGCTGGGCAGTGGTGAACCTGGGCTACAGATCCCGAACACAGCCGGTGCCTTGTGCCTCCAGCACAAACAGCACACCTGCCGGCACTACGGGACAAACTCCCACAGGTTTGTCCCATGCATTTTGACATCTCCCAGAAGACTGGCAGCTCTACTTTCACTTCCCCTTTGTGCTTGGGAACACACAAACTGCTGGCACTAGTGGGATGCTCTCCAGCAGGACCCATGTCCAAAACAGATCCTCCCCTCTACCACCTCAAGCCCCCCACTGTTAACACTTTGGGCAAATGTGTACGTACTTCAGCAACTTCCCATATAATACAGACTTGTTGGCTAAATATTGATGAGGGATTAGAGCACTGGATTTCTCTGTATCAGACCTGGACTGCACAAGTTCCTTACTTTTTTAGAGGTCTGAACTCCaagcagagggaaaaatacCACTGGCATGAGGGAGGTGACAGACAGGGGGATCACTTCAGTGCACCAGTACACAgccatgatgatgatgatataTGCACATCTGGCCTCCTGCAACATAATAGAAGACACATTGAAGCATTAGAAACTGTTTCTAAAGATAAGAAACACATTGGTAGCTCTTAAAAGTGGCTCACACACTCCACTGTCTGTAGCTTAACAAGTTATGCTCAATGAGGACTTAAGCTTGTGCTCTTAAATAATGTTCTGAAGTCACTTGTATAAAAAAGATCTTTTTGACCAAGAAGACCATAGTGTTTGCTTTAATACAACCACACAAAATAAATGCTGTGAGAAAGACAAATCTTCCACCACTAGGTAAGTGCACAGTTTGCCGTGTAAAAGTACCTCTTGGTGGTTGAGGTCAGCAGATTTTACATCTAGGAGCCAAGAACAGCAAtatagagttaatttttttcatggatGGCCAAATTTCCCAGTGTGGATGATTAGCTTTTCTGAAATTCACAGGTCTTTGATGTATGTCCAGTAACACAGTTGAGCTCAGAAAGTATTTCACTGAATAACTtaaaatttctttgctttttaaaggAACCCCTAAAGTAAAactctttttttgtgtgtgtggctAAGCACATTAGAGGTGTTAAACTATTTTCCCATGTCATATTGTCCCTACCTGCTAAGGTGTTTCCCTAGTTTAGAATTGTTGTAACCTGCCTTTTTGGGCTGTTGACCAGGCATTTCTGTATCCCAGCCTTCTGTGGTTTGTACTCTAAAATTTGTCACGGGAAGCAGGTATTCATTAGCTAACAGTGAACTGCTTGAAAGCTGAAGTCGGTGTTCTGTTGCTCACTATTTGCTCCTATTTAGGGCATGTGTTTATGGGATTTTACTCTAATACAACAAATGTGACTTTATTGCTAAAGTAAAtggtgtgacagtgacagttaAAAACTGACATCAGGTGTTATTAGTAAGAAGGGGTGTATTTTCGTTAATTTTGTTGAGTGTTGGGGAAAAAGTTTAAGAACCAGAAAACACCTTTTGTAagtaatgtggatttttttccctcaagttTCCAGGTTAATTACAGCACaagttttgaaatgaaaaattcttCAGAGACTAGAAGATATCAGGCAGATGCTGTAGAAGTCTCTTCCCTTTATAAATATGAGGCCAGCTCATGATATAATTCATGCTGTACTGCAGTAATGCAAGGGTAGAACTGACTGTGGTTAATCTGTTGCTAGTATGAAAGACAGATAACTCTAAGTGAATAAAATTCAAAATCCTGGCTTTAGAGAGTAGAGAGTCAATAATTTATGTGAAATTCAAAAATACAGCGATGCTTATAATTTAACTCCAGCAACTGTGGCCAATTCAAACAACAAAAGATTTggaattaaatatatatttgtatttataccTACATATTTATAggtataaatacatatatatttatggcattaaatgtatatatttatggAAACAGTCACAGAATGTCTCTTTGGTGTTTCTGTGTGGTTGACACAAAACACAGTGGCCTGACTCCTGGCTGAGAGATGAAAAAGCAGTCACTGACAGAAATATTGCCTTTCCATTGCGAAACACTGTAATTTCTTAGGTTAGACTAATGACAAAATATGCCTACAAATATTGGCAAACTGAAGACATACTTAATTTTTTTGGAAATTATCTTTCCTAGTTTTGATCAAAGTAGAGCTTTACAGTCAGGAATTCCTCATTGTATAAAGCACCACCATTCAACTGAAAGGCCAGGCTGGTATAACTTAGACAGgtaaacaagaaaggttggcaATTTGGTTTATAAAGACAGATAAAATTTTCCCGCACTTTAAAACAGATTGAGCGATACCAGTTGCTCAAAAGAAGGGCTGGCTTTGGCATTAGAATAGCCTCCAAAGCTCTAGTAGGCTAAAACACTGCAAACTCAGCTTTCACACTTGATCAAGAAGGCTACAAGGCATTAAAAGCTCAAACTTTCCTGGGTTATCCCAATTTTACGCTGGTGTAACTCCACTGAACGCAAAGGAGTTGTGCCTTCGCCATCCCTGGAGTAAGATGGATGAATTGGAAGACATGGCATTTGAAATCCCGACCAATTCGCACAGCACAACGCTGACAGCATCAGGATGGAGAATGTCACCAAGCAACGTGCTAGGAGTACCAGACCCTCAGCAGAGAGCTGGGGGAAGCACTCCTGCCCTTCCGCCGACTCCCCTCGCTAGGACATAATCCCAATGCCGGCCAGCTACGCCTGGGCTTGTCCTGGCCCAGAATGAATTGCCTCTAATTGTCACGGTGGGTTGGGTGCCGCCGGGAGGGCCCGGAGCCGGGCGGAGTGGGGTCACCCGGGGGCAGCAGGCCCGGAGCCGGGCTCTCTTCACCTACCTTCGTGGGCACGACGAagggcagcggcagcagcagcagcggcgtgAGGAAGAGGATGGCGAAGAAGCGGTAcctcagcaggggctgcaggcacGTCGGGGCCATGCTCTGTGGGGTGACACGGTCAGGGCGCGAGCGCGAgcagcgcccgccgccgccgctttAAGTACGGGGCGGGAGGGACGGGAGGGACCCGGCCGCGGGCGACACgtcccgcccgccccgccggggccgccccgggCAGCGGCGCGGCTGAGCTCGGCAGCGAACGAGCCTCCGgagcggcccggccccgctccgacccgccctccctgccctgccgcGACCCCTCCCCTGCGGCCCCTCGGTGCCGAGGAGAGCGGCTCCATGGCTGCGTGTCAGCCACCGGCGCCGTCGGGACAGCGCGGAAGGAGCGCTCTCCCTGCTCGCAGAGCGCCACAGAGGCGCCGGCACGCACAGGCTCCCGCAGCGCGGGATGCCCCTACCCTCCTGCTCACCACAAGCCAGCCCTGAGGccctgcagccaggagggctctCTCATGCCATGCCTCGCTCCTCAGGGTGCCGcaggctccctctgctcctgggctggagcatgcctgggtgctggggcagagGCCACACAGGGATGGGGTGGAGGAACCCTGCCACCTGCTGATGTAAATCAAACTTATATGGGAAAGAAGGAAACTGTGATCCCAGAGTTCCTCTAAGGACTAGGAAATTAATCTGTGTGTGGAACTGCCAGTGAAAATCAAACCCCAATACTTGTCTGGCAATGCTgctgtttttcctttaaaaaatgttttggctAAACAACTGTTGGGGGTGGAGTTACTGCAACAGAGCCTTTgagtttcaggttttttttcctctctgctcttAGAAGAAAGGATATCCagcagaataaaaagaaaaatgtcaggAGAGAGCAAGTTGTGCAAAAATTGGTAAGAGATCTTCACTCCTACAAAGTGGGGATTTCAAGAGTTTCTAGGATTTTCCTTAGTGTTATCTGGGTCTCCTGTAAGAGAGGTAGCAGAGGAAGAACCACATGGCAGGAGTATGCTAGCCATTGAGTAGGAAACAGAAGTATTTTGTATGCATTTCACATTCCTGCTCTTTTGCTGCTTTGATGTGCAGAGGTTTCTTTCACAGCCTTCTCCCTTGCTGCATGTTCTCTCTTTTCAGAACACCACTGTGGGCGATTTTGCAGTATCTGGCAGAGGGAGGTGTCAGGGCATAGACAATGG from Zonotrichia albicollis isolate bZonAlb1 chromosome 22, bZonAlb1.hap1, whole genome shotgun sequence includes:
- the LOC141731423 gene encoding Na(+)/citrate cotransporter-like isoform X2; the encoded protein is MAPTCLQPLLRYRFFAILFLTPLLLLPLPFVVPTKEARCAYIIIIMAVYWCTEVIPLSVTSLMPVVFFPLLGVQTSKKVRNFQQLHRRSRVQETAGSLQAAAASCSSVGVCLQYLNSTVMLFFGGLIVAISVEQWNLHKRIALRVLLILGVKPALLMLGFMLVTAFLSMWISNTATTAMMVPIVQAVLDELDITEHELTTAEPATGQTNTAIELEEKSKSGSTAVSGVSNEQVTDDPKSSEETKRWKRICKGMTLCVCYAASIGGTATLTGTGPNVVLKGQMNQLYPDSNDIVDFASWFGFSFPNMLLMLALAWLWLQCSFMGVNIKQNWGCGTQKTDKEKAAYSVLKAEMKKLGPMSYAEINVLLLFILLVVLWFSRNPGFIKGWSGILFKGGEKYITDSVPAMFVALLLFLLPAHKPKCIGWNTSTSDSEQTEEDKKKQFFSPPLLEWNVVQRKMPWNIVLLLGGGFALADASANSGLSAWMGRQMTPLGSIPPWAIASVISLITAVCTECTSNTATATLFLPVFASLAESIRIHPLYVMLPGTLSASFAFMLPVATPPNAIVFSYGHIRVLDMVKAGLVLNIIGVCCVSLAINTWGRLMFQLDTFPAWANSTRSQ
- the LOC141731423 gene encoding Na(+)/citrate cotransporter-like isoform X1, yielding MAPTCLQPLLRYRFFAILFLTPLLLLPLPFVVPTKEARCAYIIIIMAVYWCTEVIPLSVTSLMPVVFFPLLGVQTSKKVCLQYLNSTVMLFFGGLIVAISVEQWNLHKRIALRVLLILGVKPALLMLGFMLVTAFLSMWISNTATTAMMVPIVQAVLDELDITEHELTTAEPATGQTNTAIELEEKSKSGSTAVSGVSNEQVTDDPKSSEETKRWKRICKGMTLCVCYAASIGGTATLTGTGPNVVLKGQMNQLYPDSNDIVDFASWFGFSFPNMLLMLALAWLWLQCSFMGVNIKQNWGCGTQKTDKEKAAYSVLKAEMKKLGPMSYAEINVLLLFILLVVLWFSRNPGFIKGWSGILFKGGEKYITDSVPAMFVALLLFLLPAHKPKCIGWNTSTSDSEQTEEDKKKQFFSPPLLEWNVVQRKMPWNIVLLLGGGFALADASANSGLSAWMGRQMTPLGSIPPWAIASVISLITAVCTECTSNTATATLFLPVFASLAESIRIHPLYVMLPGTLSASFAFMLPVATPPNAIVFSYGHIRVLDMVKAGLVLNIIGVCCVSLAINTWGRLMFQLDTFPAWANSTRSQ